ACTGCACGAGTGCGCGGAAGACGCTCGAGATGGTGAATGCCCCCACTACGCCCCCAGTTCCTTCGCGCGCGCGACCGCAGCGGCCACCGCGGCCGCGACCGTATCGTCGAGCCCGCGCTCGTCGAGCACGCCGAGCGCCGCGACGGTCGTGCCGCCGGG
The sequence above is a segment of the Actinomycetota bacterium genome. Coding sequences within it:
- a CDS encoding pyrroline-5-carboxylate reductase, which produces PGGTTVAALGVLDERGLDDTVAAAVAAAVARAKELGA